aatttcgcacatggagtgcgattagtagtgtagtcaagtgtgataaatttaattgaaatcggttcagatttagatagagctcccatatatatctttcgcccgatattgactaatatggtcctagaagccaaagttttggcccaatttggttgaaatgttgcacttggagtacaactagtagtgtagtcatgtgtgccaaatttggttgaaatcggttcagatttagatatagctcccatatatatctttcgccctatatggactaatatggtcctagaaaccagaggtttggcccaatttgattgaaattttgcactaggagtacaactagttgtgtagtcaagtgtgccaaatttgattgaaatcggttcagatttatatatagctcccatatatagctttcgcccgatttacactcatatgaccacagaggccaatttttaactccgatttagttgaaattttgcacaggtagtagaattagcattgttgctatgcgtgccaactttggttgaaatcggttcagatttagatatagctcccatatatagctttcgcccgatttacactcatatgaccacagagcccaatttttttctccgatttagttgaaattttgcacagggagtagaaatagcattgatgctatgcgtgccaaatttggtgaaatcggttcagatttaggtatagctcccgtatatatgtttttctgatttcgacaaaaatggtcaaaatacgaacatttcccttttaaaatcgccccttcttactcgaaaagttgtaaaaattactttaatttccctctacttctaatacgtatatatcgagcgataaatcataaataaaagtttgtgcagtttccttaaaattggttcatatttaaatctttcctatattttttactatcattgtgtttcaccctagtgcattagccgacttaaattttgagtttgtagaatttgtagaaatctataaaattctgtccagatcgagtgatatttaaatgtatgtatttgggacaaacctttatatatagcccccaacacatttgacggatgtgatatggtatcgaaaatttagatctacaaagtggtgcagggtataatatagtcggccccgcccgactttagacttttcttacttgttttagtttgtctttgtgaaaatgtttttacatcctggaaaagaataaacgtttatcacaaaaagtatatacttttcttccaaatacacttccttacagcgaaaagcaaatgagaaacgaactttgtttgtctaaaatttcgtttgggaggaaataattattttttgcgtgaatGTACttgttttatgaccataaaaataatttagcttTTACATCAGTTCAACGATGAATCTCTTGCTGTAAGAAGTTCAatgatttctaaaattaaaaatatctaaCGGCCAATGTAGTTAACGAATGCATAAAGAAGGAGACAAGAAGTCGCTTtcttagaatatatatattatttccatatataAAAATGCTTGCTTAATGATTAATGcagatttcatttctttattgaTTCTAAAAATATGGGGAAATAaacgatataaaaaaaaaaactttataaaaatatggcTTGGTTTTTTTCCAAGTATTTATGTGcccttaaatatatgtatattctaaacattatatattttataatttttagcatTCCGACTTGTTCCGTtatttactattattattattcgaaATTGATCTCAGGCTCTTACACATCTCTCCTTCTTGGTAATGCGGTGAACTTCACATTTCTCAAATGCAGTACATTTTACATTGCCACAATACACTGATCCTTTATTAGGgcctatgaaaaataaaatacaaattttagtaaaatatattatttgtgttttttttctttattttatatacaaaccATATTTGTCGGGTCGAGTGTTACTTGAATCACCAAATTTCGTAAGCATATGACGGGGAACACAAGATTTTTGATTGCAATTATCCGAACAACATTTTCCACCAAATTGAGCACAATCACTGTCCTTATAGCAACGTGGTGAACATGTGTAGATTTTCGATGGGGTGGGACATTCTGAAATAAATGGAATCAATTGTAATTGCTTCAATAATtggttaatttcgcgacaaagtaGACAAAAACAAGCATAGACAATTAGGATCCATTTAAAACAAgtagggaaagtctaaagtcgggcgggtccgactatattataccctgcaccactttgtagatctaaattttcgataccatatcacatccgtcaaatgtgttgggtgctatatataaaggtttgtcccaaatacatacatttaaatatcactcgatctggacagaatttgatagacttctacaaaatctatagagtcagaatttaagtcggctaatgcactaggatggaacataatgttagtaaaaaactatgggaaacatttaaatctgaagcaattttaaggaaacttcgcaaaagtttatttatgatttatcgctcgatatatatgtattagaagtttaggaaaataagagtcatttttacaacttttcgactaaacagtggcgactttacaaggaaaattttaccaacattgaccatttttgtcgaaatcagaaaaacatatatatgggagccttctgggtgttgcaaacatattcacatgttccacagtgtggcgcagggtataacaaatgccctatactgaaaaaaatcttgctctaatatgaaagattatgcatcgtaaatttaggacacaatatTTCCACAACTGAACCTTGGTATTAGAGataaaaaaccatgccaaaaccatgtaaatatattcaaattaaagtttttttttttgaaattaaaaaaatattgttatacgTTAATAAGGTATTACTATATCGCAAAGAGAGAATGCAATTTCGAtgcgatctgtatcctaattttaattttttagaaaaaggtTTTTATCTTATAGAatatgctattgaaaattttgtcaaaattttatttctataggaaattttgtcaagattgtatttcaatagaaaattttgtcaaaatgttattcctatacaaatttttgtcaaaattttatttctatagaaatttttgtcaaaattttatttctatggaaaattttgtcaaaattttatttctattgaaaattttgtcaaaattttattgctatacaaatttttgtcaaaattttatttttatagaaatttttgtcaaaattttatttctatagaaaattttgtcaagattgcatttcaatagaaaattttgtcaaattttttttctatagaaaattttgtcaacattttatttttatagaaatttttgtttctatagaaaactttgtaaaaatgttatttctatacacacaattttttttgtttttgattcaatcacgaaattaattgatccaattaattttttaattgaaatgtcttcaatcacaaaaatgattgtATCAACCACAGTTTTAATTTGGCATAGAAACAATTCTTGatcaacaaattaattgatttc
This is a stretch of genomic DNA from Haematobia irritans isolate KBUSLIRL chromosome 4, ASM5000362v1, whole genome shotgun sequence. It encodes these proteins:
- the LOC142236074 gene encoding waprin-Thr1-like, producing the protein MVNYNCFVISIVVMAAVVFVIANECPTPSKIYTCSPRCYKDSDCAQFGGKCCSDNCNQKSCVPRHMLTKFGDSSNTRPDKYGPNKGSVYCGNVKCTAFEKCEVHRITKKERCVRA